The nucleotide window GAGGGCGACGCCGAAGCGGACGCCACCCGACGAGTACACGGGGCACGGGTACACCGCGGAGTCGGCGACCGGGCAGAAATGGCGGTCGTCCGGGGCTCGCACCTGGATCGAGCCATCGACACACGAGGCCAAGCCGACCTCGCCGGGCAGACACGGCAGCGCTCGGGGAAACGCGAGGCGGCTCGGGTCGGACGGATCGGAGATCGCGAGCGCGCGCTCCGGGCCGTCAGAGAAGGACACGTCCTCACTCGCGGACCCCTGCGCGACTCCTCGATAGATCAAGTCGAGCGGATGGGGGCCTGCGAGCAACGACCCGTCAACGTCACGCGGGCTGCCGACGAACATCACGTCGGCGCCGCGAGCCGTCCAGAATCCGGCGGCGAAGTCGGCATCGGTTCGATACTTGTTGAGCAGGTCCTCGCTCCCGAGTGCGATGCCCTCCATGCACGGCGTGAAGGCGTTGCCGCTGAACTGCAACACAACGAGATCCGGCTCGAGCCTGGCGTCCTCATGCATCTGCTCGAACCAGTCACAGATCGCGGTGCCGCTGAACGCGCGGTTGACCACGCGCCAGCTCGGCCGCTTCACCGAGACCCGCTCCTCGACATGGGCGAACGAGCCCCGCGTGAGCGAGTCGCCGTAATAGACCACGGTGAGGGGCCGGTCCGCTTGCGTAGACCGCCGAGAACCCTCAGCGGCCGTGGATCGCACGGCGGGAACCCAGACGAATGCGCCGATCAGAACGACGGCCGCGGCGACAAAGGAGGACGCGCGCCATCGCCCACGGACCGCTCGCACCATGTGATGCAGTGTCGGATGCGACGGTAGGACGGGCGGGAAAGCGCGTTGAGGCCCCCGCCACAATCACTTGAAGACCACCGATGAATCTGCCATGAGCACGGCGCGCAATTCATAAGGAAACGGTAAGAACCCGGACGGAATCTCTTGAGAATTGGCAACGACGCGGGGGTTGCGCTCGCATCGCTCACGCAGCGCTCGTACCCTCGCCGATGATGAAGCAGATCGTCGTGGCGGAAGACGACAGGGCCGCCCGCGAGTCGGTGACGCGCGCGCTCGAACTCGAGGGCTACTCCGTGCGCGCGGTTCCGGACGGCGAAGCGGCATTGACCGCCGTCGGTGTAGAGCCACCCGACGTGCTGGTCCTCGATCTCATGATGCCTCAGATGGACGGCTTGACCGTCTGTCGGCGACTGCGATCACAAGGCGATCGCACACCGATACTGATCATGACCGCGCGAACCGAGGTGTCGGATCGCGTCTCGGGTTTGGATGCAGGTGCCGACGACTACCTCCCCAAACCCTTCTCGCTCGACGAGCTTCTCGCCCGCGTTCGCGCCTTGCTGCGTCGTGCGACGTACACGGACAACGGTCGCGAGCTCCAGGTTGGCGACCTCCGGATCGATGAGGCCGCGCGGCGGGTCTGGCGTGGCCAACGCGAAGTGGAGCTCACGAAGACCGAGTTCGATCTCCTCCAGCTCCTCGCGGACAACGCCGGGATCGTGCTCACACACACCACCATCTACGAGCGCATCTGGGGCTACGACTTTGGCCAAGACTCCAAGGCCCTGCCCGTCTACATCGGCTATCTCCGTCGGAAGCTCGAAGCGGAAGGAGAGGCACGACTCGTGCGCACGGTGCGCGGCGTCGGGTACGTGCTGCGCGCACCATGAGTCTTCGGGGCCGGCTAGCGATCGCGTTGGCACTGCTCGCGGCCACCTCCGTCGTCGCGGTGGCCACCACCAACTATCTCCAGACCTCCGACCGACTGCACGAGGATCTCGACGCACAGCTCCAGTCCGACGCGCGGCCATTGCTCACCGAGGCCGACCCGGACGGCGTCATCGGGGCGCAGCTGTGCTTCTCGCTCGCCACGAACCCGGAGAACGGTCTGGGCGGTTACGCGGCGAGGGTATCGGCCGCGCTGGGCAACAGCCTCCAATGCATCGACGGCGATGGGCGCGTGACCGGCAACACGGGCAAGGTCGACCTCCCGGTCACGGCGGCCAAGCAGCAACGCAAGGTGACCAGGCCGGTCATGGCCACGCGGGAGTACCGCGGCGAGAGCTACCGGACGATCACCATCCCTGGTCCGGGTGACGGCACCGTCCGCATCTCCCGCGACCTCGGGAGGACGAACGACCTGCTCGCCTCGATCCGCGAGCGTTCCGTGCTCATCGGTCTCGCGGTCATCGCACTCGCCGCGCTCGGCGGGTGGCTCATCGCGTCGAGAACCGCGCGGCCCATCTTGCGTCTCGCGGCTGCCGCCGAGGAGGTTGCGACCACGGGACGGCTCGACCACCCGGTCCCCGCAACCGGTCGCGGGGAGGTGGGACGCCTCGCGCGCGCCTTCACGTCTATGTTGCACGCGCTGGACCAGTCGAGTGCGCAGCAGCAGCGCCTCGTCCAGGACGCCAGCCACGAGCTGCGCACGCCGCTCACGAGCCTGCGCACAAACCTCGACACGCTGCGCCGGCACACGGAGCTCGACCCCGAGCTCCGCGACCGGGTGCTGGCCGATCTCGACAGTGAGCTCCAGGAGCTCGGAGCGCTCGCCAACGAGCTCGTGCAGCTCACCGTGGACACACAGTCCGAGGAACCCGAAGGGCCCGTTCACTTGGACCGGTTGGCGAAGAGTGCCGCCGAGCGAGCGATCCGACGCAGCGGGCGCACCATCAACGTCACGGCGACGCCCACCACGGTGATCGCGAGACCCGCCGCACTCTCGCGTGCCGTCGGCAACCTGCTCGACAACGCAACGAAGTTCAGCCCGGACGAGACGCCCATCGAGGTCAAGGTCTCCTCGGGCTGCGTCGAGGTGCGGGACCACGGCCCGGGCATCGATCCCCATGACCTTCCGTACGTCTTCGACCGCTTCTACCGCGCCGTCGACGCCAGGAAGCTTCCCGGGTCCGGTCTCGGACTCGCCATCGCCCGCGCGGTGATCGACGCGAGCGGCGGAAGGATCTACGCCGAGAACGCACCCGGCGGCGGCGCCAAGTTCACCGTCGTGCTCCCGACGACCAACGGTGCACCCGTTAGATCAGATACGACCTCGACGGAAGTGCCCTACTCCTAAGCAAGGGACGGGTCCTTCTCAGAAGCGCCTTTCGAGTTTCTTGACCGATCCTTACGCTGGATGGGCACCGTTGGGCCCGCATGCCCAGCAGCGGCCGCACCGCCGAACGATCGGTCGCCGGCGGATCGCACTCGAGCTACTTGCTCGAGGTCTTTCTGGTCAGCTTTGCGGGCTTGCTCCTCGAGATCAGCTACACGCGGATCATTTCCTTCAAGCTCTTCTACTACTACACGTATCTGGTCATCGGGCTCGCGCTCCTAGGAATCGGCACGGGCGGCGTGATCGTCGCAGTCTCGAATCGCCTACGCCGTGCCGAGACGGATCGAGTTCTCATGTGGAGCTTCGTCCTCGGCTCCGCGAGCGTGGGGCTGGGCTATCTCGCGGTGGCACGAATCGGCATCGATACGAATGCAATCTGGGACTACGGCACGCTCGACTCGTTCGAGAACCTGGCGCGTCTGGTCGGGATCTGCGTGGCGCTCTTCGCGTCCTTCGTGTCAGTCGGCGTCATCGTGGCCACGCTGTTCGCACGCCGATCCGAGGGCATCGGTCGCCTGTACTTCTTCGACCTGCTCGGTGCGGGCCTGGCCCACGACGGTCTCCTCGGCTCGGCCATCTACCGCTTCGACGGCGACGTCTCGAGCNNNNNNNNNNNNNNNNNNNNNNNNNNNNNNNNNNNNNNNNNNNNNNNNNNNNNNNNNNNNNNNNNNNNNNNNNNNNNNNNNNNNNNNNNNNNNNNNNNNNCCACGACGGTCTCCTCGGCTCGGCCATCTACCGCTTCGACGGCGACGTCTCGAGCCTCGGGCGCTTCGACACGGACCCCCGCTCCCTCCCCTTCACGGTCGAAGGGGCCGCACCCGCAAAGGTCTTGATCATCGGGGCGGCCGGTGGCAACGAAGTGCTGGCCTCGCTGCACTTCGACGCCAAGGCCATCGACGCCGTGGAACTCAACCCCGTCACCTACTCCTTGGTAACCGACGAGTTCGCCAACTACGCCGGGCGCGTCGCCGAGCACCCCAGAGTCAACTACGTCAACGGCGAAGGCAGGTCGTACCTGTCACGAAGCGACCACGACTACGACCTCGTGTGGTACCCAGCGACCGACAGCTACTCGGCGTCGAACGCGGCGAACGCGGGCGCGTTCGTGCTCTCGGAGAGCTACCTCTACACCAGCGACGCCGTCGTCGAGTCTTTCGAGCACCTCGAAATTGACGGGATCCTCGCCGCCCAGTTCGGCGAGTTCGACTACGAGGACAAGCCCAACCGAACCGTGCGTTATGTCGGAACGGCGCGCCATGCACTCACACAGCTCGGTATCGACGACCCGACCGGGCGCATTCTGGTGGCAACCACGGGCGGCGGCGACCTGGCGCTGTCGACCATCCTCGTCCGGCGCACACCGTTCACCGAGCGAGAGGTGCAGCGCTTCGTCGAGAGCCTCGGCCGGCTCCCCAACGCCAAGCTGCGATACGCGCCCAATCATTCGGCTGAAGGCCGCAACCACCTTGTGCAGTCGCTCATGTCCACACAACGACGGGCTCGACGCCTTCTACGACAGATACGAGTACGACGTCCGCCCGATCACCGACGACGCTCCGTTCTTCTGGCACTTCGTGCGCTATGGCGACGTCGCCGCCCGGTTCACCGACCCGATCGACCGCCGCGACTTCGAGGACGCGATCGGCGAGCGTGTGCTGCTCTTGCTCCTCGGCATCGCGATCCTCATGGCCGCGGTGTTCCTGTTACTGCCGTTCGCGAGGATCCGCAACGTGTGGGTCGCGCTCCCGAAGAAGGGCCGCTCCGCTCTCTACTTCACGATGCTCGGTCTCGGCTTCATCTTCTTCGAGATCGCCCTGATCCAACGCCTCATCGTGTTCCTCGGGTACCCGACCTATTCGTTGACGGTGACGCTCATGTCGGTACTGATCTTCACGGGCATCGGCGCTCTCCTGAGCAGCCGGTTGGAGGCGAACCCGGCGCGAGCACTGCCACGGCTCCTGGCGATACTCGGCGGCCTGACGGCGTTCTACGTGTTCGGACTCGTGCCGATGACCGACGCGCTCATCACCCTCCCGCTTGCGCTGCGCGTCGCCACCGCGTTCCTCGTGCTCGCGCCACTCGGTCTGTGCCTGGGCATGTTCATGCCGCTCGGGCTGCATGCGGTGTCCGGGCTGAGCGAATTCCCGCGCGAGTACGTCGCGTGGGGTTGGGCTGTCAACGGCTTCGCTTCGGTCATCGGATCGGTGCTCAGCACGATGCTCGCCATGACGTTCGGCTTCCGCGCTGTGCTCGCGATCGCCATTGCTGCCTACGTCGTCGCGCTGACAGCGTTGCGGGGACTCATGAGCGCACCCGCGGAACAGCCACCAGGCCGCGCCTGACCGCTAGCGTCCCGCTCGTGGCGGTGACCAGATCGCTGCACGGGTATGGCGTCACTCTCGCGTGACGCTCGGCTCGTGCTCGCGGCGCAGGCGGCACGGGCCTTCGCATACGGGTTCGGTGCCGTCCTCCTCGGCACCACACTCCACCGACGCCACCTCTCCGGCACCGAGGTCGGGATCGTGCTCGCGGCGATCGTCGCGGGCGGCGCACTCATGTCGATCGTCTTGGCCCGCTCAGGTGATCGCATCGGCCGTCGCCGGTGCTACACCGCGCTGTACTTCCTGCTCGCGCTCACAGGAGTCACGTTCGCGCTCACTGATCGGGTATGGGTCCTCGTACTGGTCGCGCTCGCCGGTGCGTTCTCGACCGACGTGGTCGACTCCGGCCCTTTCACCTCACTCGAGCAGGCGATGCTCGCGACCGAGGTCTCGGGGCGCGACCGCATTCGCGTCTT belongs to Acidimicrobiia bacterium and includes:
- a CDS encoding HAMP domain-containing sensor histidine kinase; translation: MSLRGRLAIALALLAATSVVAVATTNYLQTSDRLHEDLDAQLQSDARPLLTEADPDGVIGAQLCFSLATNPENGLGGYAARVSAALGNSLQCIDGDGRVTGNTGKVDLPVTAAKQQRKVTRPVMATREYRGESYRTITIPGPGDGTVRISRDLGRTNDLLASIRERSVLIGLAVIALAALGGWLIASRTARPILRLAAAAEEVATTGRLDHPVPATGRGEVGRLARAFTSMLHALDQSSAQQQRLVQDASHELRTPLTSLRTNLDTLRRHTELDPELRDRVLADLDSELQELGALANELVQLTVDTQSEEPEGPVHLDRLAKSAAERAIRRSGRTINVTATPTTVIARPAALSRAVGNLLDNATKFSPDETPIEVKVSSGCVEVRDHGPGIDPHDLPYVFDRFYRAVDARKLPGSGLGLAIARAVIDASGGRIYAENAPGGGAKFTVVLPTTNGAPVRSDTTSTEVPYS
- a CDS encoding response regulator transcription factor yields the protein MMKQIVVAEDDRAARESVTRALELEGYSVRAVPDGEAALTAVGVEPPDVLVLDLMMPQMDGLTVCRRLRSQGDRTPILIMTARTEVSDRVSGLDAGADDYLPKPFSLDELLARVRALLRRATYTDNGRELQVGDLRIDEAARRVWRGQREVELTKTEFDLLQLLADNAGIVLTHTTIYERIWGYDFGQDSKALPVYIGYLRRKLEAEGEARLVRTVRGVGYVLRAP